Proteins encoded within one genomic window of Ursus arctos isolate Adak ecotype North America unplaced genomic scaffold, UrsArc2.0 scaffold_9, whole genome shotgun sequence:
- the SH3TC1 gene encoding SH3 domain and tetratricopeptide repeat-containing protein 1 isoform X1 — translation MEGPAEAATEVPAPKGRGPTAAPSGGGGGGGHKVQRVAVSSSVVWERAGPEEATALVGGDATPPPGSSAPGAGSPPGRMGTYPTDLTLQLLAVRRKTGLPDPSLQQTVRSQLRLLENDSREVARALGELSARLLSIHSDQDRIVVTFKTFEEIWKFSTYHALGFTHHCLENLLVDQAFWLLSPSEDEETAVQVHVDQQALMLTHESLLAQEGPFFVLCPDHRVRVKSSPRGAASGPQALRRASGVPQGEAAPAVGSSAPGPGTLSEEVAAAAAPETLIPFHQWALRVPWDPIDDSVSGPVTSDIPLMATGLATAVADYQGSGPEEMTFRSGDVIEILGAQVPGLPWCLGRHTASGQVGFVRTSLVSVQGQVSELENVIFLNEEERSFFSNEGRFSEEDARQLLSRASGADVCTVYSLDRLEEAEFEQLEEQEMPLPCLHPEPRETLQKVKNVLEQCKSGQACPEEPVSWGLCTASSGTSSPDSEEPSFCLDSGADWAHPEALGSLLLFLDAPGYKACFRGLYDPALPGLSTLFCGFTDEEELAELLAQARGVAKKAGFPMALARLCFLLGRLCARRLKLSQARVYFEEALGALGGHFGDLFLVVAVYANLATVHLKQKNRDRCVQVVPKASALLLGTPGHVCSTEAESELLRLALRWAILGRSPHAEARACFLLAQHHARLKQPEEALPFLERLLLLHGAWGSPEASWPAAGYLLLADIYSRRCLPHLALGCVRVASLRARGSPGSTLRSVDLVLQNSPRMHRPPSQTAHYLRQALASLASWAPGAGQALRGPLCASLAQLHSRHGQQARAISFMMQAVEAAAGAGGRLAVDYVVALAWLYVLHGQSPVALDILESVLDVAVASVDQEGVVANMAAVALKRMGRTRQAAEGYYRALRVARTRGQMRNQAVALANFGALCLQAGAEGLAQHYLLQAVRLFSRLPSRECGQDFTWVLLRLGHLYTRRALARQGKCYYEWAFLVAVETDHLEGQLRAVQRLCHFYSTVMRSEAQCVVYHEFQLSLARRVADKVLEGQLLGTISQLYLSLGTERAYKSALDYTKRSLGIFIDLQEKEKEAHAWLQAGRIYYILRQNELVDLYIQVAQNAALYTGDPNLGLELFEAAGDIFFNGTWEREKAVSFYRDRALPLAVTTGNQEAELRLCNKLVALLAGLESLHEGLEFAHVALALSITRGDRLNERVAYHRLAALHQQLGHGELAEHFYLKALSLCSSPLQFDEETLYYVKVYLVLGDIIFYDLKDPFDAAGYYQLALAAAVDLGNKKAQMKIYARLATIYHNFLLDREKSLFFYQKARTFATELNIRRVNLVPERGWGRAPWLAPGSLP, via the exons ACCTGACCTTGCAGCTACTGGCCGTGCGGAGGAAGACGGGGCTGCCGGACCCCAGCCTGCAGCAGACCGTGAGAAGCCAGCTCCGCCTGCTGGAAAATGACAGCCGGGAGGTGGCCCGTGCACTGGGG GAGCTGTCGGCCAGGCTGCTGTCTATCCACAGTGACCAGGATCGGATCGTGGTGACCTTTAAGACTTTCGAGGAAATCTGGAAGTTCTCCACCTACCATGCTCTTG GCTTCACTCATCACTGCCTGGAAAACCTGCTCGTGGACCAGGCCTTCTGGCTGCTCTCGCCCAGCGAGGACGAGGAGACAGCCGTTCAAGTCCACGTGGACCAGCAGGCCTTGATGCTGACGCACGAGAGCCTTCTCGCCCAGGAAG GTCCTTTCTTCGTCCTGTGTCCTGACCACCGTGTGCGAGTGAAGAGCAGCCCCCGGGGTGCAGCGAGCGGCCCCCAGGCCCTCAGGCGTGCCTCGGGGGTCCCCCAGGGAGAGGCAGCCCCGGCAGTGGGCTCTTCTGCTCCTGGCCCCGGCACGTTGTCCGAGGAGGTGGCAGCAGCGGCCGCTCCAGAAACTTTGATTCCATTTCATCA GTGGGCTCTTCGGGTCCCCTGGGACCCCATCGACGACTCCGTGAGTGGACCTGTGACGTCGGACATCCCACTGATGG CCACAGGCCTGGCCACGGCGGTGGCAGACTACCAGGGATCCGGGCCTGAAGAGATGACGTTCCGAAGCGGCGATGTCATCGAGATCCTGGGCGCCCAGGTGCCCGGCCTGCCCTGGTGCCTGGGCCGGCACACGGCCTCGGGCCAGGTCGGGTTTGTGCGGACGAGTCTCGTCAGTGTGCAGGGCCAAGTGTCTGA GCtggaaaatgtgatttttctcaaTGAGGAAGAAAGGTCATTCTTCAGCAATGAAGGACGCTTTTCTGAGGAGGACGCCAGGCAGCTCCTGAGCAGGGCGTCTGGCGCGGACGTCTGCACCGTGTACAGCCTGG ACAGATTAGAAGAAGCTGAGTTTGAACAGCTTGAAGAACAAG AAATGCCTCTGCCTTGCCTGCACCCAGAGCCACGCGAGACCCTACAGAAGGTGAAGAATGTTCTAGAACAATGCAAGTCCGGCCAGGCCTGCCCTGAGGAGCCGGTGTCCTGGGGTCTGTGCACGGCGTCCAGTGGTACAAGCTCACCGGACAGCGAGGAGCCCTCCTTCTGCTTGGACTCGGGGGCTGACTGGGCCCACCCAGAGGCCCTGGGCTCGCTGCTGCTGTTCCTGGACGCGCCTGGGTACAAGGCCTGCTTCCGTGGCCTGTATGACCCTGCCCTGCCAGGGCTGAGCACCTTGTTCTGTGGCTTCACCGACGAGGAAGAGCTGGCCGAGCTCCTGGCTCAGGCCCGGGGGGTGGCCAAGAAGGCTGGCTTCCCCATGGCCCTCGCCAGGCTCTGCTTCCTCCTGGGGCGGCTCTGTGCGCGCAGGCTGAAGCTGTCCCAGGCCCGCGTGTACTTCGAGGAGGCTCTGGGGGCGCTGGGGGGCCACTTTGGCGACCTCTTCCTGGTGGTGGCTGTGTACGCCAACCTGGCCACCGTTCACCTGAAGCAGAAGAACAGGGACAGGTGCGTGCAGGTGGTGCCCAAGGCCTCGGCCCTGCTCCTGGGGACGCCCGGCCATGTCTGCAGCACCGAGGCCGAGTCGGAGCTCCTGAGGCTCGCCCTGCGGTGGGCCATCCTCGGCCGGAGCCCCCACGCCGAGGCCCGGGCCTGCTTCCTGCTGGCCCAGCACCACGCTCGCCTCAAGCAGCCGGAGGAGGCCCTGCCCTTCCTGGaaaggctgctgctgctgcatgGGGCCTGGGGCTCGCCAGAGGCCTCGTGGCCGGCGGCCGGATACCTGCTGCTGGCTGACATCTATAGCCGCCGCTGCCTGCCACACCTGGCGCTCGGCTGCGTCCGGGTGGCCTCGCTGCGGGCCCGGGGCTCACCGGGCAGCACGCTGCGCAGCGTGGACCTGGTCCTCCAGAACTCTCCCCGGATGCACCGGCCGCCCTCCCAGACGGCACACTACCTCAGGCAGGCGCTGGCCTCGCTGGCCTCGTGGGCCCCGGGCGCGGGGCAGGCGCTGCGCGGCCCCCTCTGTGCCAGCCTGGCCCAGCTGCACAGCCGCCACGGGCAGCAGGCCCGGGCCATCTCCTTCATGATGCAGGCTGTGGAAGCGGCCGCGGGGGCCGGCGGCCGCCTGGCCGTGGACTACGTGGTGGCGCTGGCCTGGCTGTACGTGCTTCACGGCCAGAGCCCGGTGGCCCTGGACATTCTCGAGTCCGTCCTGGATGTGGCCGTGGCCAGTGTGGACCAAGAGGGCGTGGTCGCCAACATGGCGGCCGTGGCCCTGAAGAGGATGGGTAGGACCCGGCAGGCGGCCGAGGGCTACTACCGCGCCCTGCGTGTGGCCAGGACCCGGGGCCAGATGAGGAACCAGGCAGTGGCCCTGGCCAATTTCGGGGCCCTGTGCCTGCAGGCGGGCGCGGAGGGCCTGGCACAGCACTACCTCCTGCAGGCCGTGAGGCTCTTCTCGCGGCTGCCCAGCAGGGAGTGCGGCCAGGACTTCACCTGGGTGCTCCTGCGCCTGGGCCACCTGTACACCCGCAGGGCCCTTGCCCGGCAGGGCAAGTGCTACTATGAATGGGCCTTTCTGGTCGCCGTGGAGACCGACCACTTGGAGG GCCAGCTGCGAGCCGTCCAGCGGCTCTGTCACTTCTATAGCACCGTCATGCGCAGCGAGGCCCAGTGTGTCGTCTACCACGAGTTCCAGCTCTCGCTGGCCCGCAGGGTGGCCGACAAGGTGCTGGAGGGGCAGCTCCTGGGGACCATCAGCCAGCTCTACCTGTCACTGGGCACCGAGCG GGCCTACAAGTCCGCCCTGGACTACACCAAGCGCAGTCTGGGGATCTTCATCGAcctgcaggagaaggagaaggaggcgCACGCCTGGCTGCAGGCCGGGAGGATCTACTACATCCTCCGGCAGAACGAGCTGGTGGATCTGTACATCCAG GTGGCGCAGAATGCGGCCCTGTACACGGGGGACCCCAATCTGGGGCTGGAGCTGTTTGAGGCGGCTGGGGACATCTTCTTCAACGGGACCTGGGAGCGGGAGAAAGCCGTGTCCTTCTACCGG GACCGGGCACTGCCGCTGGCCGTGACCACGGGGAACCAGGAGGCCGAGCTGCGTCTGTGCAACAAGCTGGTGGCACTGCTGGCTGGACTGGAGTCGCTGCACGAAGGCCTGGAGTTCGCCCACGTGGCCCTGGCTCTCAGCATCACCCGGG GAGACCGGCTGAATGAGCGAGTGGCCTACCACCGGCTGGCCGCCCTGCACCAGCAGCTGGGCCACGGCGAGCTGGCGGAGCACTTCTACCTCAAGGCTCTGTCGCTCTGTAGCTCGCCCCTGCAGTTCGATGAGGAGACCCTGTACTACGTGAAAGTGTACCTGGTGCTTGGCGACATCATCTTCTACGACCtgaag GACCCCTTCGACGCGGCCGGCTACTACCAGCTGGCGCTGGCGGCGGCTGTGGACCTGGGCAACAAGAAGGCCCAGATGAAGATCTACGCGCGCCTGGCCACCATCTACCACAACTTCCTCCTGGACCGCGAGAAGTCCCTCTTCTTCTACCAGAAGGCCAGGACCTTTGCCACCGAGCTCAACATCCGCAGGGTCAACCTGGTCCCGgagcggggctgggggcgggcgCCCTGGCTGgcccctggctccctgccctga
- the SH3TC1 gene encoding SH3 domain and tetratricopeptide repeat-containing protein 1 isoform X2, with protein sequence MEGPAEAATEVPAPKGRGPTAAPSGGGGGGGHKVQRVAVSSSVVWERAGPEEATALVGGDATPPPGSSAPGAGSPPGRMGTYPTDLTLQLLAVRRKTGLPDPSLQQTVRSQLRLLENDSREVARALGELSARLLSIHSDQDRIVVTFKTFEEIWKFSTYHALGFTHHCLENLLVDQAFWLLSPSEDEETAVQVHVDQQALMLTHESLLAQEGPFFVLCPDHRVRVKSSPRGAASGPQALRRASGVPQGEAAPAVGSSAPGPGTLSEEVAAAAAPETLIPFHQWALRVPWDPIDDSVSGPVTSDIPLMATGLATAVADYQGSGPEEMTFRSGDVIEILGAQVPGLPWCLGRHTASGQVGFVRTSLVSVQGQVSELENVIFLNEEERSFFSNEGRFSEEDARQLLSRASGADVCTVYSLDRLEEAEFEQLEEQEMPLPCLHPEPRETLQKVKNVLEQCKSGQACPEEPVSWGLCTASSGTSSPDSEEPSFCLDSGADWAHPEALGSLLLFLDAPGYKACFRGLYDPALPGLSTLFCGFTDEEELAELLAQARGVAKKAGFPMALARLCFLLGRLCARRLKLSQARVYFEEALGALGGHFGDLFLVVAVYANLATVHLKQKNRDRCVQVVPKASALLLGTPGHVCSTEAESELLRLALRWAILGRSPHAEARACFLLAQHHARLKQPEEALPFLERLLLLHGAWGSPEASWPAAGYLLLADIYSRRCLPHLALGCVRVASLRARGSPGSTLRSVDLVLQNSPRMHRPPSQTAHYLRQALASLASWAPGAGQALRGPLCASLAQLHSRHGQQARAISFMMQAVEAAAGAGGRLAVDYVVALAWLYVLHGQSPVALDILESVLDVAVASVDQEGVVANMAAVALKRMGRTRQAAEGYYRALRVARTRGQMRNQAVALANFGALCLQAGAEGLAQHYLLQAVRLFSRLPSRECGQDFTWVLLRLGHLYTRRALARQGKCYYEWAFLVAVETDHLEGPTSPPWTTPSAVWGSSSTCRRRRRRRTPGCRPGGSTTSSGRTSWWICTSRWRRMRPCTRGTPIWGWSCLRRLGTSSSTGPGSGRKPCPSTGTGHCRWP encoded by the exons ACCTGACCTTGCAGCTACTGGCCGTGCGGAGGAAGACGGGGCTGCCGGACCCCAGCCTGCAGCAGACCGTGAGAAGCCAGCTCCGCCTGCTGGAAAATGACAGCCGGGAGGTGGCCCGTGCACTGGGG GAGCTGTCGGCCAGGCTGCTGTCTATCCACAGTGACCAGGATCGGATCGTGGTGACCTTTAAGACTTTCGAGGAAATCTGGAAGTTCTCCACCTACCATGCTCTTG GCTTCACTCATCACTGCCTGGAAAACCTGCTCGTGGACCAGGCCTTCTGGCTGCTCTCGCCCAGCGAGGACGAGGAGACAGCCGTTCAAGTCCACGTGGACCAGCAGGCCTTGATGCTGACGCACGAGAGCCTTCTCGCCCAGGAAG GTCCTTTCTTCGTCCTGTGTCCTGACCACCGTGTGCGAGTGAAGAGCAGCCCCCGGGGTGCAGCGAGCGGCCCCCAGGCCCTCAGGCGTGCCTCGGGGGTCCCCCAGGGAGAGGCAGCCCCGGCAGTGGGCTCTTCTGCTCCTGGCCCCGGCACGTTGTCCGAGGAGGTGGCAGCAGCGGCCGCTCCAGAAACTTTGATTCCATTTCATCA GTGGGCTCTTCGGGTCCCCTGGGACCCCATCGACGACTCCGTGAGTGGACCTGTGACGTCGGACATCCCACTGATGG CCACAGGCCTGGCCACGGCGGTGGCAGACTACCAGGGATCCGGGCCTGAAGAGATGACGTTCCGAAGCGGCGATGTCATCGAGATCCTGGGCGCCCAGGTGCCCGGCCTGCCCTGGTGCCTGGGCCGGCACACGGCCTCGGGCCAGGTCGGGTTTGTGCGGACGAGTCTCGTCAGTGTGCAGGGCCAAGTGTCTGA GCtggaaaatgtgatttttctcaaTGAGGAAGAAAGGTCATTCTTCAGCAATGAAGGACGCTTTTCTGAGGAGGACGCCAGGCAGCTCCTGAGCAGGGCGTCTGGCGCGGACGTCTGCACCGTGTACAGCCTGG ACAGATTAGAAGAAGCTGAGTTTGAACAGCTTGAAGAACAAG AAATGCCTCTGCCTTGCCTGCACCCAGAGCCACGCGAGACCCTACAGAAGGTGAAGAATGTTCTAGAACAATGCAAGTCCGGCCAGGCCTGCCCTGAGGAGCCGGTGTCCTGGGGTCTGTGCACGGCGTCCAGTGGTACAAGCTCACCGGACAGCGAGGAGCCCTCCTTCTGCTTGGACTCGGGGGCTGACTGGGCCCACCCAGAGGCCCTGGGCTCGCTGCTGCTGTTCCTGGACGCGCCTGGGTACAAGGCCTGCTTCCGTGGCCTGTATGACCCTGCCCTGCCAGGGCTGAGCACCTTGTTCTGTGGCTTCACCGACGAGGAAGAGCTGGCCGAGCTCCTGGCTCAGGCCCGGGGGGTGGCCAAGAAGGCTGGCTTCCCCATGGCCCTCGCCAGGCTCTGCTTCCTCCTGGGGCGGCTCTGTGCGCGCAGGCTGAAGCTGTCCCAGGCCCGCGTGTACTTCGAGGAGGCTCTGGGGGCGCTGGGGGGCCACTTTGGCGACCTCTTCCTGGTGGTGGCTGTGTACGCCAACCTGGCCACCGTTCACCTGAAGCAGAAGAACAGGGACAGGTGCGTGCAGGTGGTGCCCAAGGCCTCGGCCCTGCTCCTGGGGACGCCCGGCCATGTCTGCAGCACCGAGGCCGAGTCGGAGCTCCTGAGGCTCGCCCTGCGGTGGGCCATCCTCGGCCGGAGCCCCCACGCCGAGGCCCGGGCCTGCTTCCTGCTGGCCCAGCACCACGCTCGCCTCAAGCAGCCGGAGGAGGCCCTGCCCTTCCTGGaaaggctgctgctgctgcatgGGGCCTGGGGCTCGCCAGAGGCCTCGTGGCCGGCGGCCGGATACCTGCTGCTGGCTGACATCTATAGCCGCCGCTGCCTGCCACACCTGGCGCTCGGCTGCGTCCGGGTGGCCTCGCTGCGGGCCCGGGGCTCACCGGGCAGCACGCTGCGCAGCGTGGACCTGGTCCTCCAGAACTCTCCCCGGATGCACCGGCCGCCCTCCCAGACGGCACACTACCTCAGGCAGGCGCTGGCCTCGCTGGCCTCGTGGGCCCCGGGCGCGGGGCAGGCGCTGCGCGGCCCCCTCTGTGCCAGCCTGGCCCAGCTGCACAGCCGCCACGGGCAGCAGGCCCGGGCCATCTCCTTCATGATGCAGGCTGTGGAAGCGGCCGCGGGGGCCGGCGGCCGCCTGGCCGTGGACTACGTGGTGGCGCTGGCCTGGCTGTACGTGCTTCACGGCCAGAGCCCGGTGGCCCTGGACATTCTCGAGTCCGTCCTGGATGTGGCCGTGGCCAGTGTGGACCAAGAGGGCGTGGTCGCCAACATGGCGGCCGTGGCCCTGAAGAGGATGGGTAGGACCCGGCAGGCGGCCGAGGGCTACTACCGCGCCCTGCGTGTGGCCAGGACCCGGGGCCAGATGAGGAACCAGGCAGTGGCCCTGGCCAATTTCGGGGCCCTGTGCCTGCAGGCGGGCGCGGAGGGCCTGGCACAGCACTACCTCCTGCAGGCCGTGAGGCTCTTCTCGCGGCTGCCCAGCAGGGAGTGCGGCCAGGACTTCACCTGGGTGCTCCTGCGCCTGGGCCACCTGTACACCCGCAGGGCCCTTGCCCGGCAGGGCAAGTGCTACTATGAATGGGCCTTTCTGGTCGCCGTGGAGACCGACCACTTGGAGG GGCCTACAAGTCCGCCCTGGACTACACCAAGCGCAGTCTGGGGATCTTCATCGAcctgcaggagaaggagaaggaggcgCACGCCTGGCTGCAGGCCGGGAGGATCTACTACATCCTCCGGCAGAACGAGCTGGTGGATCTGTACATCCAG GTGGCGCAGAATGCGGCCCTGTACACGGGGGACCCCAATCTGGGGCTGGAGCTGTTTGAGGCGGCTGGGGACATCTTCTTCAACGGGACCTGGGAGCGGGAGAAAGCCGTGTCCTTCTACCGG GACCGGGCACTGCCGCTGGCCGTGA